In the Flavobacterium sp. 90 genome, GATTTATTTCGTCTTGCGCTTTCAATTCCTTGCTTAACAATGAGATTTTTTTGTCATTTTCGATCTGCACTTTCATATTCTTTTTGAATTGCTTATTCATCCTCAATATTTTATCTTGTTGAAATATAAAATTATTTTAATTTCTCTAAGAAGGCAAACTTAACATATCCAAATTATCAAAAAGTTGTATAAAACTAAAAAGCAATTTGATAAAAATCATAAATAATTTGGCTAGATAATTGAATGCTTCCTGATACTAAGACAAAAAGCTTCAGAGAAATCTGGAGCTTTTTTTTACTAGATTTCCTATCCAGGCTTTATTAAATTATCTTTTAGTTTAGCATAAATATCAAGACTTATAAACTTACCATTTTTAATTTCACAGTCTTTCATAGTTCCTTCGTATTGAAAGTCAAGTTTAGCCATTATGCTTTTACAATTCTTATTTTCCGACTCAACAAATCCTTCAATTCTGTGAAGTTCTAAATCGTTAAATCCATAATTACAAATTAAGGGTATTGCTTCTTTTATAATTCCATGTCCCCAAAAATCTGGAATTAACCAAAAACCGATCTCTGCTTTTTTATGTTCTTTACTTAAATTATTTAATCCACCCGCTCCGTAGAATGTTCTGTTATCAGCCGAGCAAATTGCAAACCAAATTCCGGTATCGTTTTTTTCAAGGTCAGCAAAAAAAAGCATTTGTTCTTTGGTTGCTTCCAATGTTTGAAAACTCACTTCATAATACTTAATAACTTCAGGATATGAAAGTCCTTTGAAAA is a window encoding:
- a CDS encoding GNAT family N-acetyltransferase, giving the protein MKKEFPTIKTERLLLRQFADSDLENVFKGLSYPEVIKYYEVSFQTLEATKEQMLFFADLEKNDTGIWFAICSADNRTFYGAGGLNNLSKEHKKAEIGFWLIPDFWGHGIIKEAIPLICNYGFNDLELHRIEGFVESENKNCKSIMAKLDFQYEGTMKDCEIKNGKFISLDIYAKLKDNLIKPG